The genomic segment CATGTCGAAGATCTGCAGCATGGGGGCAAGACCTTCGATCGGGATGCTCATGCGCGCTCAATCTGCCCGCAAGACGACCATCGGATGAATCCTGCTCGCGCGGCGGGCCGGCAGCCAGCAGGCGAACAGGGCGACGAGCAGCAGGACCAGCGTCACGACCCCATAGGTCAACGGATCGGTGGGGCGGACCTCGTAGAGCAGATTTTGGAGGACCTTTGTCAGCGCCAGAGCAGCCACCACGCCCATGCCGACGCCCCGCGCGGTCAGTCGCATGCCCTGGCGCAGCACGAGCGCGAGCACGCTGTTCCGTGGCGCGCCGAGCGCGATGCGGATGCCGATCTCGCGCTGGCGCTGGGTCACGTGGTAGGCCAGCACGCCGTAGAGGCCGCACGCGGCCAGCAACAACGCGAGTCCGCCGAACAGGTTCAAAAGACCGGCCTGAAATCGCGGCTGGGCGACACTCGCGCTCACGCGGTCGGTCATCAATCGCACATCCGGCGCCGGCACGTTGGGCGCAACGGTTTTGGCCTCGCGATGAAGTGCCGCCATCAACGCGGACGGGTCGCCCGTCGCACGCACGAACAACGTCGGCTTCTGCATCGGCCATTGCCAGTACGACCAGTACACTTCCGGCACGGCCTGCGGTTGTGTCGTCAAGGACTTCACGTCACTCACGACACCGACGATCTCGTTCCAGATGGGAAGACCGACCTTGTCCCGTGCGCCGAGCGCCGGCAACTCTCGCGCGAGGCTGAAGTGTTTGCCCAAGGGTTCCTCGTCGGGAAAGAACCGCCGTACGAAACTCTCGTTGACCAGCACCACCCCGGGCGCGCCAAGCACGTCGGACTCGGTGAAGGTTCGACCTCGCCAGAAGCGCATTCCCACGGTTTCCAGGTAGCCAGGGGTGATCGCTTTGTTGTCAACGGTCGGGCGCTCGGACTTGCGCAGCGCCGGCCGTCCATGAATGGAGAAAGGCTGGAGCGCCGGGCGGTTGTCCTGCCGTAGGAAGCGACTGGCCGCACCCACGGACTGGACGCCGGGAAGTTCGCGGACACGTTTGATCAACTGTTGCAGCCGGATTTGCGGACGCGTGGCGCTGTTGGTAATCCAGGTGGTGTATCCCGCCACGGAAAAATCCAGCTCCGCCGTAACCACCCGCTCGGGTTGAATGCCGTGGTCCACGTTGACGAGGTGGGTGAAGCTTTGCAACATGAGTCCGGCGCCCACGAGCAGCACCGTCGCCAGTGCGACCTCTCCGGACACGAGCAGGCCGCGCAACCGGCCCGCCGAAATCCCGGACGAAGCCACTCGACTATCGCCCTTGAGCGTTTCGTTCACCTCGGTCCGCGAGCCCTGCCAGGCGGGCGCGAGTCCGAACACCATTCCCGTCCACACGGCCCCGATCGCAGTGAACGCCAGGGCCCGGCCATCCACCGCAACGTCCGCCAATCGTGCGATGCCGGCGGGGCTAGCCGCGACGAACAGCTTGACGCCCCAGTGCGCGAGCAACACGCCGGCGATCCCGCCAAGCGACGCCAGCAACACGCTCTCGGTGAGCAACTGCCGGATGATCTGCCAGCGCCGCGCGCCGAGCACCAGGCGCAGCGTGATTTCCTTGCGCCGCGACGCCGCGCGGGCGAGCAGCAGGTTGGCGACATTGCCGCACGCGATGAGGAGGATCAAGCCGACCGCGCCCGACAGGACCAGCAGGGGGCGTTGCGCATGGCCGACCCACTCCTCGTGCAGCGGCACCACGCGGGTTCGCGGTCCGACGCCGGCCTCGGGAAACTGCCGGGCGATGCGTCCCTGGATCACATTCATCTCCGCCTGCGCCTGATCCAGCGTCACACCGGGCTTGAGCCGAGCGACCACTTCAAATCGGGGCGCGCTCCGGTTTGGCGTGCCACCCATCATCCAGCCGGCCGACACCCACAGTTTCTCCCTGGTCGGGAGTTGAAACTCCGGCGGCATGACGCCGACGATGGTGAAGTTGCGCCGCCAGAAGCTGTCGAGGGTCAGGGTTCGCCCGACGACGTTCGCGTCGCCGCCGAAGCGTTCCTGCCAGAAACCGTGACTCAGCACCGCGACGGCGCTTGTATCGGGTGTGTCCTCGCCCGGCAAAAACCAGCGACCCAGCAGCGGCGCCACGCCGAGTGCGGGGAAGAAGCCCGAGGATACGTAGGCACCGGCAATGCGTTCCGTGCTGTCGGGGCCGACGAAGTTGAACTCGCGGCTGCCGTCCCAGGCCGGCGAACAGCTCATCGCCTCGAAAAGCGTGCTCTCCTTCTGCCAGTCCAGGAAGTTCGCCGGCGACACCCGCTGGCGCTCCGTCTCCGGATGAC from the Verrucomicrobiota bacterium genome contains:
- a CDS encoding ABC transporter permease, with amino-acid sequence MRLRFPHSRQSHIANLMHDLRFALRQLLKHPGFTAIAVLTLALGIGANTAMFSIVNSVLLRPLPFNEPERIVMIWESHPETERQRVSPANFLDWQKESTLFEAMSCSPAWDGSREFNFVGPDSTERIAGAYVSSGFFPALGVAPLLGRWFLPGEDTPDTSAVAVLSHGFWQERFGGDANVVGRTLTLDSFWRRNFTIVGVMPPEFQLPTREKLWVSAGWMMGGTPNRSAPRFEVVARLKPGVTLDQAQAEMNVIQGRIARQFPEAGVGPRTRVVPLHEEWVGHAQRPLLVLSGAVGLILLIACGNVANLLLARAASRRKEITLRLVLGARRWQIIRQLLTESVLLASLGGIAGVLLAHWGVKLFVAASPAGIARLADVAVDGRALAFTAIGAVWTGMVFGLAPAWQGSRTEVNETLKGDSRVASSGISAGRLRGLLVSGEVALATVLLVGAGLMLQSFTHLVNVDHGIQPERVVTAELDFSVAGYTTWITNSATRPQIRLQQLIKRVRELPGVQSVGAASRFLRQDNRPALQPFSIHGRPALRKSERPTVDNKAITPGYLETVGMRFWRGRTFTESDVLGAPGVVLVNESFVRRFFPDEEPLGKHFSLARELPALGARDKVGLPIWNEIVGVVSDVKSLTTQPQAVPEVYWSYWQWPMQKPTLFVRATGDPSALMAALHREAKTVAPNVPAPDVRLMTDRVSASVAQPRFQAGLLNLFGGLALLLAACGLYGVLAYHVTQRQREIGIRIALGAPRNSVLALVLRQGMRLTARGVGMGVVAALALTKVLQNLLYEVRPTDPLTYGVVTLVLLLVALFACWLPARRASRIHPMVVLRAD